One Alosa alosa isolate M-15738 ecotype Scorff River chromosome 22, AALO_Geno_1.1, whole genome shotgun sequence DNA segment encodes these proteins:
- the spns1 gene encoding protein spinster homolog 1 — translation MADPSADSTPFFSDDVEGDESGEAGPESESPQEEEPASGVSNCRAKLTVGVLCLINLLNYMDRFTVAGVLPDIEKYFSINDGTSGLLQTVFICSYMFLAPLFGYLGDRYNRKIIMCVGISFWSVVTFASSYTPKDHFWALLVTRGLVGVGEASYSTIAPTIIADLFVKEKRTSMLTVFCLAIPVGGGLGYIVGSKVDDLAGDWHWALRVTPVLGLVAVFLLVFVVQEPNRGAIEAHPEHTLHRTSWLADMQALCKNPSFMLSTCGFTAVAFVTGSLALWAPAFLFRAAVFNGEREPCSGDSCSNTDSLYFGIITCVTGILGVASGVEVSRRLKRWTPRADPLVCAFGLLMAAPFLYLSIVFAQASTVATYVFIFLGETFLSMNWAIVADILLYVVVPTRRSTAEAFQIVLSHLLGDAGSPYLIGVVSDSLKREESYMWAFRSLQLSLLICSFIAVGGGAFFLATAVFIEKDRLLAENYTPSDDAPIVVPKRGRSTKVPVSSVLI, via the exons ATGGCAGACCCCAGTGCAGACTCCACCCCCTTCTTCTCTGATGATGTGGAGGGGGACGAGTCTGGTGAGGCAGGGCCGGAGTCTGAAAGTCCACAGGAGGAGGAGCCAGCCAGTGGAGTGTCCAATTGCAGGGCAAAGCTGACTGTGGGAGTCCTCTGTTTAATCAACCTGCTCAACTACATGGACCGTTTTACAGTAGCAg GTGTACTTCCAGATATTGAGAAGTACTTCAGCATCAATGATGGGACCTCAGGCTTACTCCAGACAg tGTTCATTTGCAGCTACATGTTCCTGGCTCCTTTGTTTGGTTACCTTGGTGACCGCTACAACAGGAAGATCATCATGTGTGTGGGCATCAGCTTCTGGTCTGTAGTGACCTTCGCCAGCTCTTACACACCTAAAGAc caTTTCTGGGCTCTGTTGGTGACGCGGGGCCTGGTGGGTGTTGGGGAGGCCAGTTACTCCACCATCGCCCCCACCATCATCGCCGACCTCTTCGTCAAGGAGAAGAGAACCTCCATGCTGACAGTCTTCTGCTTAGCCATACCTGTGGGcgg TGGTCTAGGTTACATAGTGGGGTCAAAGGTCGATGACCTCGCAGGAGATTGGCACTGGGCACTACGG gtgactCCTGTGTTGGGACTGGTGGCGGTGTTCCTGCTGGTCTTCGTGGTCCAGGAGCCCAATCGTGGGGCCATTGAGGCTCATCctgaacacacactccaccGGACCAGTTGGCTCGCTGACATGCAGGCTCTCTGCAAGAA TCCTAGTTTCATGTTGTCCACGTGTGGCTTCACGGCGGTGGCGTTCGTGACGGGCTCGCTGGCTCTGTGGGCTCCCGCCTTCCTCTTCAGGGCCGCCGTCTTCAACGGGGAGAGAGAGCCCTGCAGCGGCGACTCCTGCAGCAACACCgacag CCTGTACTTCGGCATCATCACGTGTGTTACGGGCATCCTGGGGGTGGCCAGTGGCGTGGAGGTGAGTCGCCGTCTAAAGCGCTGGACACCGCGAGCCGACCCGCTGGTCTGCGCCTTCGGACTCCTGATGGCCGCGCCCTTCCTGTATCTGTCCATCGTCTTCGCTCAGGCCAGCACCGTCGCCACCtac GTGTTCATCTTCCTGGGGGAGACCTTCCTGTCCATGAACTGGGCCATCGTAGCCGACATCCTACTG TATGTGGTGGTGCCAACGCGGCGGTCCACTGCCGAGGCCTTCCAGATCGTTCTCTCTCACCTGCTGGGGGATGCAGGGAGCCCCTACCTCATAGGAGtg gtgtcggACTCTCTGAAGAGGGAGGAGTCCTACATGTGGGCGTTCCGGTCGCTGCAGCTCTCTCTGCTGATTTGCTCATTCATCGCTGTTGGGGGCGGAGCCTTCTTCCTGGCCACCGCCGTCTTCATTGAAAAGGACCGCCTCCTGGCCGAGAACTACACCCCCTCCG ATGATGCACCAATTGTTGTTCCCAAAAGAGGTAGATCCACCAAAGTCCCCGTGTCCAGCGTGCTGATTTGA